The genomic interval GTTTGCCGCCGCTTCATTTTGCCGTTCAATTGCAAAGCCTAAATGAGGTCAAAGAGCTTCTGACCGCCAAAGCAGATCCTGAAAAGCGTATAGAAGGAGAGCAATGCTCCTGTTGCAAGGATGACGAGAGACATGCCGACATGGACTCACATTGTGTCTTGCAGGCGATTCCCGTTCAGAACCGGACGCACGACTATCCTTTGATTAAACAAGCCCTGTCTCAAGCCATCCTAAGATCGGATCGTCCTAGATCTGTGTCGGCGCATGGTAACACGAAAAGAACCAAGAGAAGTTTGTACCGAATCGGTCCGCATATTTACATTGCGGCATGAGAAGCACGTGCATCGATGGTGTGAAGTGTAGTATATGTTTCTATGAATAACAGTTCGTGACATACGAGAGATAGGGTCATGTTCTTCCTACTACGTATCATTAATAACActctattcttttctcaaaCATCCATAGTTCCCAACAGTCGGTCCCCAAAGGCGTCCAGACCTTGAGATAAGACCGAACTAGTCCAGGGGCTTCTACACGATAGCCATCATACATCGACAGGATATCTCATTCCACCCTGCCGACGAATCTCATCCATAATTTCCATAACGCGAAGAGTCTCCGACCACGGCATGAGCTCATTCTGCTTCCTGCCCGCCAGTACATCCAATGCCGTATTATCCGCCTCATAGATATACCCCCGCCCAATGCGCGGAAAATCAAACTTCTTGCCTCCTTTCTCCGCCGCATTCTTCTCATAAACCGTAAATGAAAGGGGCATAGAAGCAGCCGGACCCTCAACATCAATATATCCCTTCGTCCCCTGAATGCGGGCAATATGAACCGGATCCCCAGGCATCATCGTCGTAGAGCTAACGATACCCTGCCtcccagaagaaagataccTCAACAGCACCCCAGTCGTAACCTCCACGCCATGAAGATGCGTCTGAGTCGCCAACACCTGCGGAAGCTCCGACGCCCCAGGCGACTTCGGATCCAGAGTAAGCATAGCCCAAGTGAGGGCATAAACACCCAGATCAAGCAGCGAGCCCGCTCCCAGCGCCGGATCCCTGTACCGCGATGTCGGGGGTAAACTGGGGATATCGACGTCGAGGGCGAAATCCACGATCGTCCGAAAGACATCTCCAATCACCTTCTCCTCGTAGAGGAGTCTGCGTAGCTCGTGCACGAGCGGACGGTGGCGCAGCCACATTGCTTCGTGGACGTAGACGTTCTTTTCGGCTGCGGCGGCGAACACTTCCCTTGCTTCTGCGGCGTTCAGGGTGAAGGCTTTTTCGCAGAGGATGGGCTTGCCCGCGCGGATGGCGTCTAGGCAGTTTCGTTTGTGGAATGAGTGCGGGGTGCCGATGTAGACTACGTCTACGTTTGGGTCGTTGTAGACTTCTTCGTAGGAGGCGTAGATTGTAGGCGTGCTTTGGGGACAGTACTTGGCTGCGAACTGTTGGCCTTTTTCGAGGGCTGAGGAGCCGATGGCTTGTACTATGTGTTTGACTTTGGGGGTTTCCTGGGGTGTCACTAGGTCTTCGACGAACCAGGATGAAATCAGACCCGTGGCTGGAGGGGATTGTTAGCTTGGTGTTCGTCTATTGTAGAGGGTGAAAGGCTGACTGATAATTCCCCACCGGATGGAAGGGAGTTCGGACATGGCTGGTAATTCGTAATGTAAGTGTGATTTAGTAGGTGATTGTTGAATGTGGTGTCTCTCGCTGGAAGCTGGTTTATAACCTGAGGCCGGAAATTGATTTCCATTGCCGTTCTTACTTATCGAAACTAGAAATACCACCAATTATACGTGGAGTCTCAAGTCACGAGTTTAAAGCCACAAGTCTAACCAGAGAAGGGAAATTCAAACCCCGTCCCATAGGATCCGCTATATCTATATGAACCCAGGGTGCATAAAACAATAGTCTTCAAATTAGGATTCTTTTGTCTTCGTGTACTGTACAGAGTTAAACCTGGCGAGACATATCGTATTATCTAGACAGGCGTGACCGCAATCTTGACGCCATTTGAGTCCACAGGGCCCGCTCGCATGATAGGAACATAGCCGTTAACGTCGCGGTTCTCAACTGCCTTAGAGCGCTGACAGAATCGCGCAACGACATAGTTGGCCTCAGTTGTGACTAACAGCTGAGCAGGATAATGTCTAGGACCACCACTGTGGGGTACGAAGTCCCAGTACGGACGAAGTCCAAACCATCGTTCCGATTTGAACTCATCGGCATCCTCACCCCACACGTCCTTATCCCGATGCATGACGTTCTTGTTGACTTGAACCACATCGCTCTGTGAAGCCATACTGGCCACCGAAGACGAGAGGGAAGGTAGTGAAGCACAGGCATAGATAGCTATAGACAACGGCGGCGTACAATGACAACAAAAGGACAATGGGAGACATGAGCATCTTAAGAGGGCGCcagatggagaaagcaaaCAATTGACCTGGTGTTTTGCCAGTGTCTAGCGCCGAGCGCAAATCTGGGCTACCTGTCTCCCTTCGCAGACGCTCTGTCTTGCGCCTCAGTAGTACGTAGGGGTACTTACGAGAGCATTGTCATCATCGACACGATGGCAATTGCCACCGTTTTGTTCGCAGTCGACCAGTTCATGGGGGTTCTCTGGGTCGTCAGGACCATCAAAGTCCACCACATTGGGGTCGTTCGCCTCTTTGGCCGACTGGTTCTCGCCATATGAGTGCTCAACATCGGTATTGAGATGGTGATGGGGCTTGTTGTCCGATGCATCTGGTTTCTCTGTGTCGGCCATGGTAAACTATCGTAACTGCTATAATATTGGCGCAAGGCAATGCAGGAACTGGAAGCCCAACAGATATTCCACGATGGGTTCGAACGTACTGACAAGGGATTGCAGTCTCCAGTAATGATGATAGGTCTGAAAGACCCTGACCGAATATACCCCTAATGTGATATTATCCACCTGCCTATTGCCAAAGCAACTGCCAATGCGTTGCAAAGGATGGACGAACAAATGTATAGGCGAAGGCTTTCATAGACAGCTATAGCAAGCTTGCTGCTCCGCGGACAGATCAGTGCAGGGGTGCTATTGAATATTGCGAAGCGCTTATCTCCGCGGAAATTCCGTGGATGGATACAAGTATACCTGACTCGTATATTCTTCTATCTCCTGCGAGGAGTTGGAAACttgctattataaaatagctcCTCATGAATTATACAAAGAAACTCTTGCGGTCTAATTGAAAGACTGGTGATATTGTAAGGATAAGGTAGGAGAGCTACTATATAATGTACCTCGCCTGGCTGTGGTGCCTGTAGTTATCTGATCTTCAGATCTGATTAAATTGATATGATACTAATATCGTTCCCATAAGCACAGCCTATATAAAGATGCAGCTATGGAGCCTGTGGGACAGCTCGTGAGTGGTTCTGGAGAAGTGCACTGAGATCCTTCAAGTTTACAACTGACGTCTCGTGGTAAGAAATTTTTGATGGAAAAGTATTGAACTAATAGAAATTATGCTTGGAATACTCCACTAGCGGTACCTTATTTTTGTTTATAGATCTAGTACCTTTAGCATTTATTATAGCATTCTCAGTTGAACATGTGCAAGTACCATATTAAGGTTAATCGGAGATAGACATTACGATCACTCGTAGTCTTCACTGCCCTTTGGCTAGCCAGAAATACGGCAACATGAATCCTCATCGGATCTTGTAGACAATCGACAATAGCACGAAGCAGTGATAGGAACATCCGCCTTGAGTAGGGCAGCATCGCGCTGGGTACGGATGAGCAAAGCTTCCGAAGTCTTCCCAGAGCGTACAAAGCATTCGTAAAGCCCATGTAAGCCCCAAACATTGTTGAGCCGCGCACGCCGGCGTGGCAACGTATCAGAAAAACCAAGATCCTCTCTATAAACGACCTCTGCTTCTGCAATATTATTTTGCTCCAGCAACAGAGCACCAAGGGCGTGGCGTACCGGCTGCATCCAGGGAGGTGTATCAGTATAAGGCAACGAGTCTTCCAGTTGCACAGCTTTTCTTAAGTTAGAAAATGCTAGGTCATAATTTCCTTTGCGATATTCAAGCTCCCCCTTTAACATGGCTGACGCGATACATAGGACATCAACTTCCTTGCTAGGCAGGCTATTGAGACGGGTTGCCGGCACTGCAGCCCGCGCAACTTCAAATTGGGCTAGGGCTGTCTCAGCTTCGTCAATACGGTCCAGAACGCCTAATGCAATTCCACGGGCATAGAGAAGCATAGCGATAGTGGAACAGAAAAGCTCACGGTCTGATGGGAGCTCCAACTGCAGGATATCGTCCCACCGGCCGAATCGCACCAGGACATGTGCCAAAGCCCCGAGGTAGCTCTCTGCCCAGTCAGCCATAGGAGGAGATGACACAGATAGAACCTCGGGAGTAAGGATTTCCCAAAGATGCTTAGCAGCCGACAAAGCCTCGGCTTGATACCCAAGCATAATGGCTGCATATAATTTGGCATAAACGTTGTGTGCTCGATACATTATATAGAAGACGGAGCTTGACTCATTATTGGAGAAGTATCGATTATCCGCCAACATAGCATCGTGATTTGAATGCATTGCACGGCAGTAATCACCACAGGCGATATCGATGTGAGTTGCCATATGCATCAGGTGGGAGCCATCGGGGACGAGGTGGCGCAGAGTGTCCGCGGCGGATAATGCCAGCTCGGGGAACGGGGACATCTCCATCAAGTGGATATACATATGGCAGAAAGCAGGATGGTTTTTGCCACTGTCCTTGGCCATAGCGGATTCCAGGACGGCGCGAGCTTCAGTTGTGCAGTTGCTGGTGGGTTTCCCTGTATCCAGATCCCACAGGTCTCGGGCTCTAGTGCAGACTAGTGCTTCGGCAAATAAAGCTACGACATCGAGGTCGTCTCTGTTTGACTCATATACCGATCGCATTGCGTTGGCGTAGGCGTGGTCTAACGGTGTCAAGTCACTCGGAATCTCAAGCGATGGAAACCGTGTTGAAAGAGCATCGCACAAGGCGCGCTCTACGGGGTCAGCCTTTCTGGCCAGCTGTATAGCTCGAGATAGcgctgcttttgctttggGTATGGTTTGTTCCAGGTCCAACCGGTCAAATCGAGACCAGGCTTTGTTATAATTAGGGCCTAATGCGTACGCTATTCCCCACCAGGCCATTGCACAACTCGGGGCGTATACTGTTGCTTTTTCAAAGCAACGTACCGCTTCTTCGTGATTGAAGGCGTAAGACCATTGAAGCCCTCGGTTGAACCATAGTTGGGCATCCGGTGACACAGTTGTTATCTGACGAGAATGTGTACCCAATTCATAGTACTCTTCTGAACGAGCGATCTGGGATGAGTCCATTTTGCTTGTCACTCCTCTGCTCTCCATATATGAATAGCAATCGTCAATGAAGGTGAGACCTTGGTCTTGAAATCGAGAATTGTAGAGGCTGTATGTGTCACAACATTGTGCATGCCTGCGATCCACATATTTGTAATCCGGCCCGGTGGGCAATCGTGGATCCAATCTTCCCTTGAGATATTGTGGCGTTAAACCACAAGATCGATCCCAGTGGGTCCATGGTCGGGGATCCGCAAAGCAGATATCGATTGAAACTCCCTACCAGGAAAAGGTCTACGGCAAGTTTCGCCGTGCGGAACTGGTTTGCCAACGAGTCAATCGTCCCCACATTATCGCCGACACGAAGGAGATAGGGACGCCGAAGTCAATCCCAAACTACCGTCGGAGCTATAAGCCCTAATATGAGTTGGACTATTTAGCAAGGCCTTCGCTATTTTATTCATGTTGTACTTTCATTCCATCAAGAAGGCTCTGAAGTTATAATGTTTAGCGCAATGGAAGACCCAGTTATGAGGCAGCGTGAAAAGACATGTAGGATAATCTCGATTCCTGAGAGATGCAGATGGCGACGGTACCTAAACCAGGTGATAAAGAAGTTGTGGTCAGGTTTCACGTCATGTATCTGAATGGCCGTGACCTTTTCATTCCGCAGGTGATATTTTGTCTACGTGTATACATAATATGACATTTTGCGAACCGAAAGAAGTATTTTTCCAACATACATTTGTAGTAAAGTGGTGTTATTGAACCGAGTTAAGGATTCAGCCGTTGGACTTTTATAACATACTAATATATTGCTTATGATTATCTCTTCAAATATATGTCCCAGTGTTCGTATTTATCTAGCAGATTAGTCACTCTACTGGGTCTATCAAAAGCACCAGGCCTGTATTCAGGTTAAACGTCGGGTGAGTGTTCAGCTAAGCCGTCATCCAACATGGCCAGATGAGGATCCTGCCAAAGCTCAGGTAGGAAGCTGAGCTGCATCCCCCAAGAATATAACAGAGGGTTTGGGGACCCGTTTAAACCCGATACTGGTGTTGCTGTACCAGTATCCATTGAGTCACCATGGTTAGAATATGGAAAGCTTGAGCTATCCTCATTGTTCTTGGCTGTAGCTAAAGGTCCAGCGGGGCTTTCTTGAGGGGCGTTTTGTGAAGCAGCAGTTGCATTGTTGACAGCTCGAAGTGCAACTTGGTAATACAGCCGAGTGATATGATAAGGAACGGCACTTTCGCAGTTTGGATCGTGCTTTTCAAAGAACCTGATCACCGTGCCCAGAAGATCTAAATCCTCGCGGGCCTGCGGGGCAGTTTTGTTTTCCAAAATGCTGATGAGTAGGATATCGACGTTCCATGCGATGTGATATACCAGGTATCTATTAAGCCTTTTAGTACTTCCTTCATTGCGGGTGTTTCTGCAGGATTGTGGCCACTTACATAGTGAAGGGGTGGCCTTGGTCATGATAGTTGAGTAAGGAAATCGAGGCCCGCGCGGCACTAACGCACAATGCAACACTAGAGATGACCAAGTCACTCTCTTCGTAATGATTCCAGAGAGGGACAGCCTTGCTGAAAACCACGGAGTGAATAGATATAAGAAGTTGAAAGTAACAGAAATGGAGTACGGTTAGAGGCATCAATCGCATGTCATCCAAGCCAGTTAAAGGAGTTTGGGGTCGAGCCATATCAGGAATGTTCTGCCTCCAACTTTGTAACTCTTCATCGAGCTCCATCACTGCGACATATAACTGTTCTGGAGATTGTGCAGACGCCCGTGGCGAGCGAAGCTTGTCATAGACTTTGTTTTGGATATTCGCCAGGATGACCTGCTCACGGAGCCAGTTTATTGTGGATCCATCGTCAAACCTTAGCGTGTTCCGCCCATCTTCGGGATCCTCCTCTGGTAGACAGGAAATCAGGTCGCTCGTAAGTGAGGGCGGCTTTGAATGGTACATGGCCAAGTCTTGGTCGAGTATAAAGGCATGATAGAGCAGTATTTTTTCGTGTAGAGCTGTTGAGCTATCTTGAGGGGGCAGAGGATGGTGGTAGCCAGCCATGAGGATCGACTGAATGGCAGCTCCGAGGACCGTGGCTGAAGGATGGCTTCTTGATGTGTATACAAGGTACATGGTCTATGAACAATTAGCAAGGAAGGTCTCGTTCTAAGGACCAGGATCAGGACCATGAAAAGCATTGTCGCAATGCTAGCCTTATTCGGgctctgcatcatcatcacaggCAGGATACTGAAAGCATTTTCGAAACACTTTTCGGCTGCATCTGGTCGCATATTGTCAAATTTGCGTAGCGATTGGGCTAGAACAATGTTGAAGGCTGCGTATGAGGTGGCATCCAAGAAGGATTGGCCATCGAGATGTCTTTGAAGTATCCCATCTAAGTAATCATCTTCGAATAAATGAAGGGCGTTGTTGAAGGTGGTAGCAAAGTCTGGTACATATGAGACTTTTGTGTAATACTGCAAATGCACAGAGGCCATTACCTTTGAAGCATGTTTTGATCATATCATTGGAAGGTAAAGGATGGTTGACCCGCCCTTCGAAGTTTCCCAAAGGTGCTTTTCTTGGAATCTTCAGGCCGGATAGGAGGGAGCTAAAGCTTTCATCGCCTACCAGTGCATTAATCCAACGGATGCCTTCGGGAGAGAGGATAGAGCATGATCCTGTTAAATGGTGTTGCATTAGTTATAGCCGCCATGCTTTGAGCCTTCCTTCCAGTGCTCCAATTACCTATACACAATCTCTCCCCATTCCTGTCCTTCATGTCAAGAGACATCGACCTATCCTCGTGCGAGCAGAGGTTAATAGTTAACGGACTTTGGGTGGGCCCCAGAGAGAGCCCCGTAGTCTGCCGAGTGAATTGTCCCGCCACGTTATGGAGATATTCGCGTCTCATTTGACTAGTGGGTAGATGCATGGATTCCGAGATCAAACGCTCCATATTCTCCAATCGCTGAGTTAGAGCACGATAGGACCTATGCCACACGATGAGCACGATGTAACCAATTTTCTGGGTATGATGCAGTGCATGAGTGGTACATTCTATGGCTTGGGGGACGCTGCCTTATATTACTGTACTGGCAGCTATCCCCTCGCTCTTTACACCGTGCGCAAGACGGGCGATTCCCGTCGCATCTAACCTAGAACAATCAGGGTTAGAGCGATACGGTCGTAATCCCGAAGGCAGAGTGGACTACCTTGCGCGTACGGCATGGGATGCAAGCCCATCTTGACTTGAGTTCTTTATTTGAGTCTGAATTCTCCATTGTGGAGGCCCAGCACTTGTGTTGTTGGCTGGAAGAAAAGATTGTCATCGACTTCCGTTAATATAAATTTGGTTTCGAATCGACACCAGATCATCTGACCGCCCCACTTTTTTTCCAGGCGGCCCTTAGGCCATATTCCTATGTCAGTGTTTGTTCCATGTATACTATATTGACTATTGACATAATTCTCTAGGATCGTTAAAGTATGATGTAATACCATCCAACACTTTTAAACGATCTTTATTCTCTGTCTATGAGCATGATTATATAACCGCTTCTCTCACTTCTCTATTCCTCACCCTATCTTTGAGTCTCTTCCTCTACATTCTGAACTTCTTCAGTACTATTATCGCCTTCTTGATCCATATCCACGTTTTCCAGcgcaaagaagagaggaaaagaacgaagaggagaaagtTATCCGAAATGTATTTGACGATAAAGGAGACGATTTGTTGTCGACCTTTTTGAGTATCTGAGTATCGACTCGGAAATCCGAAATAAACGACCTATCGCTCATATCATCGAAGAGTGAGCCAGAATGGATGAAGGAAGTGCTATCATCAACCAGAAAAGCCATGTTGACGCTCGAATCAGAAACTTACGATCCCACGGAGCCATTCTGGAAGGTTGTAAAGATTAACCAAGCCCTTCATTTAACCAAGGCGAAAACCCTCTCAGCAGCAGAGCAATTAGTTGAGACGGAGAGGGATAGTGCCATTGATAAACTTGGGCGAGAACTTAAGAACCACGTTCTCGACAGCGCACATTATGAGGCATTACAAGACTATGTTATGCCGGTGACGGTGGAGACCACTACCGATGAGCTTCCCAATATCACACAAGAAGATGTTGCAGAGTTGCGCCAACAAGAAAATTGGCTTGATAACGATATCTTCCAGCCAGATAATCATGAACAGGCGTGCGAAAGGTGTGTCCCGCAAGCCCGCGGCTACCCGGGATGGTCCGGAGGGCTGTACTTAAATTCTGGCAGCCATGCGCTATTTGGAGGTTCATGGAGATAATGTTAAGCAAACAAACAAGGGGTGCTATGATAGCTGATTCTATGGGACTAAGAAAGATATGGGAAGCAATCGGGGTAATCGGCGGTAGGTCTTAACAGGGGATTCTGCATGAGGCTTTTAGCTGATTCTTATTAGCGAGCGCGCTAGATAGAGCTGGCACTAAATAAGGGTGAAGACGTTCAGCGGAAGCCAACAATGGTGGTGGTTCCTCCACATCTCATTGAACAATGGATAGACGAGCTGGGAAGTGTCAGCGGCAGTCTGAAGTTTAGTGTATACTTGGAGATAACCGCCGACAAGGGGCAGTAGTGTCCGTATCCAGGGACGTCTAAGCTCAAAGCACAAGATATTCGGAAAGAACTATGATGGTACACATACCGTTGTCTTGACGGCATATAATACACTCGAGGCTCGCTATGGCGTATCAGCGGTAACTCAATGCCATAAAGACAAATACTCAAGTAATTACCAACCGGGCGACACATTACCCGGTGACTTCCCCGTCAACATCAAAGGGTGCTTCGGTCTCGTCATATGCGACAAGGCCCAGTATGTTCGGAATAAAGGGTCCGGGATCTCGCTAAGCGTCTGGTGGCTGCAGTCAGACTTCAACTTACTCATGACGAGGACGCCCTTTTTCAACAATCGCACCCGAGATATGCTCGGATACTTGAAATTATGGACAATGGCATCGTCACTGCCAATTGGCAGTAATCGCACTATTGGGAAGGATATTCCACCGCAAAGAAAATTCTCTACTGTCCCATgacagatgaggaggacgaCCACGTAAGTCTAGTTTCAGGTCtacggcttcttcttcttcttcttctttctaacACAGTTCTATATGTTCTTTGATAGATATTGGGGATAAGGTAGTCAAGGAGCGACCTTGATGTCTATGGCATCTTGGTCGAGTGAGAAAAGGTGACTAGTTTCCGAGCCCGTAGGTTGAGTTACGTTCCGACAAAGTAAAAGTCGCGTCGGTTCGCAATGTGATCCTGATATGACTGGAGAACTATTACTATCTACGAGCGTATCTATAGACGACTGAATTCTATTTCGTTTGTTGTGTGTGCATATTTATAGTCGTCTCGGAGATATCTCCGAGGCCGAGGAACCCTAACCCGCACGGCCCGACGCAGTAAATATGTACTATGCTAACTTCGGCAGAACCCATCATCGGTCTGGACTAGAGTGGTTAACAGGTCGGGTTTGGGTTCTGTATAGATACGAAGATTCATTCGCCCTTGAAGcaaaagaataattttaacAGGGGAAGTTGATCAAGCCACTTAAAATAGTGACTGAGTTGCTTGAATCTATCAACACGACTTTGGGAAGAAATCACTTAGGAAGAACAACAGCGCTAGGCCTAATTAGGCAGCGTCAACATATAGGCATCAAGTTGGGATTACATGTAACATTCAGTATGTTGGCTTATATCATTTTAATGCATGCTGGGTTGACAATCAATGACAACCCGGATATTTAATCCGTAGGGATCCCAGGAATGTGTGGGGGAACTTATGGCTGTTGTCGCACCACCCAATGCCTGCGGCTCGTGTTCCGATGAGCGTTTGACTGTACAGTTGGATATAACGTATATTGCAAATTCTAGTAACGTGGTTAAACAAATGATTGTAGTAGTACTACTCTCAAGCAGGGGGGAAAGCCCAGTCACGGGTGGACTTCTCGGTGGGCGAGAAGCCTTACACGGGGTTGTTACTGGATtcatgtacggagtacaaagGAAGTTGATGTGACTGGTACTATGCACCCCCGTACTTTTGTCTAAAGGATGATCTACATTCCCCAGAGAATACGAGAATAGTCCGTCCTGGTTGCCTGAAATTCTGATCTGTTGATAATTCATCGCCTGAAGGAACGGGGCGGAGCTTCAGAAGGCAGTAGCCTCGTTCATTCCTTGCTGACCGGGCGTCCAGGGTCCCTGTGCCCTAAAGAAGAGTTTCGACAACTCAAGACATTAATCAAGACCCAAGTGTCAAGTATATGTTGTGTTGTAGTGATCATTTGCCCGATGAGTATAGATCATAATCATTCGTTTCTATTATGGAGATAATGTGCGCTCTACTAACAATGCTAGGTAAAGGATGTTAGCCCCCTGGCAAGGCTGAACGGCTTTGTTATGCTTCAGGAGCGTGGGAATAGAGTCAAGATCAAGGTTTCCAGCTATCCTAGTGATAGGCGCCCAAGATGCCCCAAACTGTTGAATTTTCCGgaatgggaaagaaaatggatTTTAAGGCACCCTGCCAAGGTTCAAGCCCTGCCCCCAGACGGCCTAATAGCGACGATCCCATCCAGCCCGGAGCGTCTTTTTGCTCCTGTGTGAAGGCTGCAGCTGCTCACTGGCTGACTATTTTCCAGGCTTGGTAATTAACTTACGAGCCCCTTGAATATTCAATAGTCAATATCTGCCTGTCAATTCTTCCTTACACCGCTATGTCAGGGCAGTGATCGACGAGTATGGTGTCCAAGGGCCCCGGCAGCAATTGATCGGCGGAGTGATACGAACAAATTAGATACCGTCTGCGTTGCTTCTGTTGTTCTTACCCTTGGCTCTGTTGGGCTCTAGGAACGAATCTAGGAGGCCTTACATATTTACGCGTGTCTGTGTATCTAATAGGTTATAGTACTGTGCCGACGAGGCTATACACTTTTGTTCTATTGAGAAATGCCAAAGCACCTCAAGTATATAAACCCCTTCTTCTGCCGTTCTACATCTGCACAACCCATCAGCTCAAGAGACTCCAGCAAACCAAGCCTCATCTTTCATCTAATACTCTATCATTCCAACGTCAAGAATCTCTCATCTTTTCAAGATGCGTTTCTCAATCACCGCCGTCGCCATCATGGCTGGCCTTAGTGCCAGCGGATCCGCCTTCGTCATGGACACTTACAGTGATACCAACTGCGGCGATTCCGTCCAATCGGGCGTCAACACCTGGGACAACACATGTGCGACTTGGCCTAAAGGCTTCAAGTCTTTCAAGATCACAACCTGGGGAGGAAACCGACAGCTCGCGTACTTCTTCGCGCCCGATAACTGCGGCAGCCTTCCTGGGGCCATTAGACATGGCTATGTGGATTCCACAACCAAGGACTTCAAGCTTGGACAATGCTATCATTTCGACGGTGCATCTGCGAATGCGATCGCTTCTTACTGGAACTAGTTCGTATGGGAATCCATCAAGGTGAGCCCTTATGTCACGATGGTTGAAGAGAAGCTAACTGTACGCTGGGAGTATA from Aspergillus flavus chromosome 7, complete sequence carries:
- a CDS encoding putative N-alkane-inducible cytochrome P450 (N-alkane-inducible cytochrome protein), coding for MADTEKPDASDNKPHHHLNTDVEHSYGENQSAKEANDPNVVDFDGPDDPENPHELVDCEQNGGNCHRVDDDNALVNCLLSPSGALLRCSCLPLSFCCHCTPPLSIAIYACASLPSLSSSVASMASQSDVVQVNKNVMHRDKDVWGEDADEFKSERWFGLRPYWDFVPHSGGPRHYPAQLLVTTEANYVVARFCQRSKAVENRDVNGYVPIMRAGPVDSNGVKIAVTPV
- a CDS encoding putative dimeric dihydrodiol dehydrogenase; amino-acid sequence: MSELPSIRWGIITTGLISSWFVEDLVTPQETPKVKHIVQAIGSSALEKGQQFAAKYCPQSTPTIYASYEEVYNDPNVDVVYIGTPHSFHKRNCLDAIRAGKPILCEKAFTLNAAEAREVFAAAAEKNVYVHEAMWLRHRPLVHELRRLLYEEKVIGDVFRTIVDFALDVDIPSLPPTSRYRDPALGAGSLLDLGVYALTWAMLTLDPKSPGASELPQVLATQTHLHGVEVTTGVLLRYLSSGRQGIVSSTTMMPGDPVHIARIQGTKGYIDVEGPAASMPLSFTVYEKNAAEKGGKKFDFPRIGRGYIYEADNTALDVLAGRKQNELMPWSETLRVMEIMDEIRRQGGMRYPVDV